The proteins below come from a single Gimesia alba genomic window:
- a CDS encoding deoxyhypusine synthase family protein, translating into MSGEREFHDGRGDGLKPLKSLDLSNVNSFSDLLQAMSETAFSGRKLGVAYDILLEMSQDTECKAILTLSGAMTVAKQGSIICDMIDRGLVRAVVATGALIAHGLTESIGLVHYQYNPADSDETLYKKGYNRIYDTLEMESNLNNVERLVRSVLRESQPEDGVWSSARLCRALGKRLSEIDEGRGILRSAYEQNVPVFIPAFTDSEIGLDVSTWAMSEYIAQSGKALEDLDQAEILTALPSFNPFIDLQEYAQLMRDASTLGIFTIGGGVPRNWAQQVAPYYEIANYRLGTEWKEPRFKYGIRICPEPVHWGGLSGCTYSEGVSWGKFVSPQDGGRFAEVYADATVVLPLLMKAVFEKLDESR; encoded by the coding sequence ATGAGCGGTGAACGAGAATTCCACGATGGACGAGGCGATGGTTTAAAGCCTCTGAAAAGCCTGGATCTTTCCAATGTCAATTCCTTCTCTGACCTGCTGCAGGCTATGTCCGAAACGGCCTTCTCGGGGCGAAAGCTGGGCGTCGCTTATGATATCCTGCTGGAAATGTCGCAAGACACCGAATGTAAAGCCATCCTGACACTCTCCGGTGCCATGACCGTCGCCAAGCAGGGCAGCATCATCTGTGACATGATCGACAGGGGTCTGGTCCGCGCGGTGGTCGCCACTGGCGCACTCATCGCACACGGCTTGACCGAATCCATCGGGCTGGTTCACTACCAGTACAACCCCGCCGATTCAGACGAAACCCTGTATAAAAAGGGCTATAACCGCATTTACGATACACTGGAAATGGAATCCAACCTGAATAACGTCGAACGGCTGGTTCGTTCCGTGCTCAGAGAATCCCAACCCGAAGACGGGGTCTGGTCCTCCGCCCGACTCTGCCGAGCCTTAGGCAAGCGGCTCTCCGAAATCGACGAAGGGCGCGGCATCCTCAGAAGTGCCTACGAACAGAACGTCCCCGTCTTCATCCCCGCCTTCACCGACAGCGAAATCGGCCTCGATGTCTCCACCTGGGCCATGTCGGAATACATCGCCCAGTCGGGTAAAGCACTGGAAGACCTTGATCAGGCCGAGATCCTGACAGCACTTCCCAGCTTCAACCCCTTTATTGACCTGCAGGAATACGCTCAACTGATGCGAGATGCCTCCACACTGGGTATCTTCACCATCGGTGGCGGCGTCCCCCGCAACTGGGCACAGCAGGTCGCCCCTTATTACGAAATCGCCAACTATCGGCTCGGCACAGAATGGAAAGAACCCCGTTTCAAATACGGCATCCGCATCTGTCCCGAACCGGTTCACTGGGGCGGCCTCTCCGGCTGTACCTATTCGGAAGGAGTCAGCTGGGGCAAGTTCGTTTCTCCACAAGATGGCGGCCGTTTCGCCGAAGTCTACGCCGATGCCACCGTCGTCCTGCCGCTCTTGATGAAAGCCGTCTTTGAGAAGCTGGACGAGTCCCGCTAG
- a CDS encoding S-adenosylmethionine decarboxylase family protein, whose translation MHKGRHLLIDCRNVPRDVCLNDQLVLEAMARGATRAGATVISQVRYHFGHNSAPGFTAMCLLDESHCSAHCYADLGLIALDVFTCGETDPNDVLRYIREEVDLGDVSILEMPRFPIPNGRPALQEPASSHTEAEQIVAL comes from the coding sequence TTGCATAAAGGAAGACATCTTCTCATTGATTGTCGTAATGTCCCGCGGGACGTTTGTCTAAACGACCAACTGGTACTTGAAGCCATGGCGCGGGGAGCAACACGCGCTGGTGCAACTGTGATTTCACAGGTTCGATATCACTTTGGTCATAATTCAGCACCGGGCTTCACCGCGATGTGCCTTCTCGATGAAAGCCACTGCTCAGCTCACTGCTATGCCGACCTGGGCTTAATCGCTTTGGACGTTTTCACCTGTGGCGAGACCGACCCGAATGACGTATTGCGTTACATTCGGGAAGAAGTCGACCTCGGTGACGTCAGTATTCTTGAGATGCCCCGATTCCCTATCCCCAATGGGAGACCTGCTTTACAGGAACCAGCCAGTTCCCACACGGAAGCAGAACAGATCGTCGCTCTATAA
- a CDS encoding DUF1501 domain-containing protein — MLQQFDQSSASSRRHFLAQSAFGVSSLALASLLKEEQLLAAPEKPALEEKTYDLLPKKTNHPARAKSMISIFCGGGPSHLDLFDRKPMLDQYAGKRFPGDGIKYDNAGQATSIIMPAPNTFEKCGESGMEINTAMLPHLGEVVDDITLIRSMQLPNIRNHVAGMRAMTTGRGREGWPSLGSWITYGLGAETQNLPAFVAITIPRNPVGSPFWDSRHLPSIYQGTVVSKSEPRIANLNPIRELRGKPQSNQLDLLKELNQIHLKRHPGEDDLSARIASYELAARMQTAATEALDLTKETEATHKMYGVDDPVTKEFADACILARRFVERGVRFVQIWNYAWDMHENIFESLQRRCDACDKPCAALVTDLKNRGLLDSTMVQWGGEMGRLPVIQDRGKGKKPGRDHNTEGFSIWMAGGGIKEGHVHGATDDFGHRAVEDVVTQHDFHATLLHQFGLNYADLNYAHNAQPVALVEPGQGKVATGILK, encoded by the coding sequence GTGTTACAACAATTTGATCAATCTTCTGCCAGTTCCCGTCGTCATTTTCTGGCGCAGAGTGCATTCGGTGTTTCTTCGCTGGCGCTGGCATCACTGTTAAAAGAGGAACAGCTGCTGGCGGCCCCGGAAAAGCCCGCACTGGAAGAGAAAACATACGATCTGCTTCCGAAGAAAACGAATCACCCGGCACGGGCCAAGTCGATGATTTCGATCTTCTGTGGCGGCGGACCAAGCCACCTCGACCTGTTTGATCGGAAGCCGATGCTCGATCAATATGCGGGTAAACGCTTTCCCGGAGATGGGATCAAATACGATAACGCCGGTCAGGCGACATCGATCATCATGCCCGCACCCAATACGTTCGAAAAGTGTGGTGAATCGGGGATGGAGATCAACACGGCGATGCTGCCTCACTTGGGGGAAGTCGTCGATGACATCACGTTGATCCGCTCGATGCAGCTGCCGAATATTCGCAATCACGTCGCAGGCATGCGGGCGATGACCACCGGTCGCGGACGCGAAGGCTGGCCTTCTCTGGGAAGCTGGATCACCTATGGTCTGGGCGCAGAGACGCAGAATCTTCCCGCGTTTGTTGCGATTACCATTCCCCGAAATCCCGTTGGTTCTCCGTTCTGGGACAGTCGCCATCTGCCTTCCATTTATCAGGGGACAGTTGTCAGCAAGTCGGAACCGCGGATTGCCAATTTGAATCCGATCCGGGAATTGAGAGGCAAGCCACAGTCAAATCAGCTGGATCTGTTGAAAGAACTAAATCAGATTCATCTGAAACGACACCCGGGCGAAGATGATCTGTCGGCACGGATTGCCAGTTATGAACTGGCGGCCCGCATGCAGACGGCGGCGACCGAAGCATTGGATTTGACCAAAGAGACCGAAGCGACGCACAAAATGTATGGCGTTGATGATCCCGTGACAAAAGAGTTTGCCGATGCCTGTATTTTGGCGCGGCGGTTTGTTGAGCGTGGTGTGCGTTTTGTGCAGATCTGGAATTATGCCTGGGACATGCACGAGAATATCTTTGAATCGCTGCAAAGGCGCTGTGATGCCTGCGATAAACCGTGTGCTGCCCTTGTGACCGATTTGAAAAATCGGGGTCTGCTGGATTCCACAATGGTTCAATGGGGGGGCGAAATGGGACGTCTGCCTGTGATTCAGGATCGTGGAAAAGGGAAGAAACCGGGCCGCGATCATAACACTGAAGGGTTCAGCATCTGGATGGCGGGCGGCGGGATCAAAGAGGGCCACGTGCATGGTGCGACGGATGACTTTGGTCATCGCGCCGTTGAGGATGTGGTCACCCAACACGATTTTCATGCGACGCTGCTGCATCAGTTCGGTTTGAATTACGCAGACTTGAATTACGCTCACAATGCCCAGCCTGTTGCGCTGGTTGAGCCTGGTCAGGGAAAAGTGGCGACCGGTATCTTGAAGTAA
- a CDS encoding M14-type cytosolic carboxypeptidase, whose protein sequence is MLGRRVVLIGFILSVIVAVPHAGAGELTVSSAFEGGSAEVLEIDQTTRSIKIRPAGDPQFGWPCWWYFQVTGIQPGEAITVTVDASQMKQANGQKLSSNWALPERAAFSVDQKHWRQTPAGVKDPGTFQWTVKVDAAQAWFAWGPPFVPADAKQLVDRLSREHANVTAFELCKTRAGRAVPALVVSESGDKNDSRMVIWVQARQHAWESGGSWVGRGFIEWAVSEDPQAMALRKKADIYFVPIMDVDNVATGNGGKNQVPHDHNRDWSETPRWNSVKTAMRSIKEFDEQKRLVLFVDLHNPGSNSKRPFFYVTPPELATKKRKQLQGAFIAACRHEMKVPLELDQNTPSTGPKYDQRWKEISSNWVRSATREHVVGITLETCWNTRYSNPAGYMTVGRQLGLGIARYLKTDPRSSSAPD, encoded by the coding sequence ATGCTGGGGCGACGTGTTGTTTTGATCGGATTCATTCTGTCAGTCATTGTCGCTGTCCCGCATGCAGGGGCTGGTGAGCTTACTGTTTCTTCTGCGTTTGAGGGGGGATCTGCAGAAGTTCTGGAGATTGATCAGACCACGCGCTCCATTAAAATACGCCCGGCGGGAGATCCGCAATTTGGCTGGCCTTGCTGGTGGTATTTTCAAGTGACCGGGATTCAGCCCGGCGAAGCGATCACTGTCACCGTCGATGCCAGTCAGATGAAACAGGCGAACGGTCAGAAGCTGTCGAGCAATTGGGCTCTGCCTGAACGGGCTGCTTTCAGTGTCGATCAGAAACACTGGCGGCAGACGCCCGCCGGAGTCAAAGATCCTGGCACGTTCCAGTGGACAGTGAAAGTGGACGCGGCACAGGCGTGGTTTGCCTGGGGGCCGCCGTTTGTGCCCGCTGATGCGAAACAGCTGGTCGACCGCTTGAGCCGGGAGCATGCTAATGTGACGGCGTTTGAATTATGCAAGACACGTGCGGGGCGTGCGGTTCCTGCATTAGTGGTAAGCGAAAGTGGGGACAAGAATGATTCACGAATGGTGATCTGGGTTCAGGCCCGTCAACATGCGTGGGAGTCGGGGGGCAGCTGGGTTGGTCGCGGGTTCATTGAATGGGCGGTCAGCGAGGATCCGCAGGCGATGGCATTGAGAAAGAAAGCAGACATTTATTTTGTTCCGATCATGGACGTCGATAATGTGGCGACCGGAAACGGGGGCAAAAATCAGGTGCCGCATGATCATAACCGGGACTGGTCAGAAACGCCTCGCTGGAATTCCGTCAAAACGGCGATGCGGTCAATCAAAGAATTTGATGAGCAGAAGCGACTGGTGCTGTTTGTCGATTTGCACAATCCGGGGTCGAATTCCAAACGCCCGTTTTTTTATGTGACGCCCCCGGAACTGGCGACAAAAAAACGGAAACAGCTTCAGGGTGCGTTCATTGCCGCTTGTCGGCACGAGATGAAAGTGCCCTTGGAGTTAGATCAGAATACCCCGTCGACCGGACCTAAGTATGATCAACGCTGGAAGGAGATCTCCAGTAACTGGGTTCGCAGCGCGACGCGCGAGCATGTGGTGGGGATTACGCTGGAGACCTGCTGGAATACCCGGTACAGCAATCCTGCGGGTTACATGACTGTGGGCCGACAATTGGGACTGGGCATCGCTCGGTATTTGAAGACCGACCCTCGCTCATCCTCTGCCCCTGATTGA